Proteins encoded in a region of the Saccharothrix ecbatanensis genome:
- a CDS encoding carbohydrate ABC transporter permease, with product MKGVLRFAGLGLILVYCLAPFYWMAVSAFRRPSDQFELTPLPSPFSLDNMAAVFTPEVGFGRSLFNSLVVAGVTTVLTLIIGVSAAYALARLQFRFKNIVAALIIATSMFPGISLLVPLLALFTDIGWINTYQSMIVPSLSFALPLAVWNLTAFFRQMPAELEQAAMVDGCTRGQAFRKIILPLAAPGVFTTAIITFIAAWNEFIIALSMVNDSKMQTATVAISRFTGAYGFDQPFGTQMAAGVIVTVPLVVVVLLFQRRIIAGLTAGGVK from the coding sequence ATGAAGGGCGTGCTGAGGTTCGCCGGGCTGGGGCTGATCCTGGTCTACTGCCTGGCGCCGTTCTACTGGATGGCGGTGTCGGCGTTCCGCCGTCCCTCCGACCAGTTCGAGCTCACGCCGCTGCCGTCGCCGTTCTCCCTGGACAACATGGCGGCGGTGTTCACGCCCGAGGTCGGGTTCGGGCGGTCGCTGTTCAACAGCCTGGTCGTCGCGGGCGTCACCACGGTGCTGACGCTGATCATCGGCGTCTCGGCGGCGTACGCGTTGGCGCGCTTGCAGTTCCGGTTCAAGAACATCGTCGCGGCGCTGATCATCGCCACGTCGATGTTCCCCGGCATCTCCCTGCTGGTGCCGCTGCTGGCGCTGTTCACCGACATCGGGTGGATCAACACCTACCAGTCGATGATCGTGCCCAGCCTGTCGTTCGCGCTGCCGCTGGCGGTGTGGAACCTGACCGCGTTCTTCCGGCAGATGCCGGCGGAGCTGGAGCAGGCGGCGATGGTCGACGGCTGCACCCGCGGCCAGGCGTTCCGCAAGATCATCCTGCCGTTGGCCGCACCGGGCGTCTTCACCACCGCGATCATCACGTTCATCGCGGCGTGGAACGAGTTCATCATCGCCCTGTCGATGGTCAACGACAGCAAGATGCAGACCGCCACCGTCGCGATCTCCCGGTTCACCGGGGCGTATGGTTTCGATCAGCCGTTCGGCACGCAGATGGCCGCGGGCGTGATCGTGACCGTGCCCCTGGTCGTGGTGGTGCTGCTGTTCCAGCGGAGGATTATCGCGGGCTTGACCGCGGGCGGCGTGAAGTAA
- a CDS encoding MFS transporter: MKTDRGRMTSEQAWVLGLASLASFMMALDSLVVSTALTTIRQDLTASLEDLEWTVNAYNLTFAVLLLTGAAVGDRFGRRRMFVAGLAVFTLASVACALSPDIGALIAARALQGAGAAMVLPLSLTLISAKFPPQQRGKAMGLYLGLTGLATFSGPFIGGAIAEGLAWQWIFWLNLPVGLVTIALTSRRVAESFGPNNRLDLVGVVLVTSGAFGIVWGLVRGNAARWASAEVVGALVLGLALVVAFVLWEQRTKAPMLPMRFFRQRAFATANPANFLVFASLYGTMFFLAQYFQTVLGEGPLVAGLMLMPWTATLMVCAPIAGRLADKHGERTFVVGGLLLQAVGMGWIALVADTDTGYLELLPALVLGSVGVTMAMPAAQKAVVGSVTPQEIGQASGAFMMLRIFGGVFGIAVTVAVFASVGGYSSPEEFSEGFSAGMGAVSAFAFVGMLVALGMPVRRPVPQVGVPAPVGH, from the coding sequence GTGAAAACCGACCGCGGACGGATGACGTCCGAACAGGCATGGGTGCTGGGCCTCGCTTCACTGGCGTCGTTCATGATGGCGCTGGACAGCCTCGTCGTGTCGACCGCGTTGACCACGATCCGCCAGGACCTGACCGCATCGCTCGAAGACCTCGAATGGACCGTCAACGCCTACAACCTCACGTTCGCGGTGCTGCTGCTGACCGGCGCGGCAGTGGGTGATCGGTTCGGGCGCCGACGGATGTTCGTCGCCGGGCTGGCGGTGTTCACGCTCGCCTCGGTGGCCTGCGCGCTGTCCCCGGACATCGGCGCCCTGATCGCGGCACGGGCGTTGCAAGGCGCGGGCGCCGCGATGGTGCTGCCGCTGTCGCTCACCCTGATCAGCGCGAAGTTCCCGCCGCAACAACGGGGCAAGGCGATGGGCCTCTACCTGGGCCTGACCGGTCTGGCCACGTTCAGCGGCCCGTTCATCGGCGGCGCCATCGCCGAAGGGCTGGCCTGGCAGTGGATCTTCTGGCTGAACCTGCCCGTCGGTCTGGTCACGATCGCGCTCACCAGCCGGCGCGTCGCCGAGAGCTTCGGTCCGAACAACCGGCTCGACCTGGTCGGCGTCGTGCTGGTGACCTCAGGCGCGTTCGGCATCGTCTGGGGTCTGGTGCGCGGCAACGCGGCGCGCTGGGCGAGCGCGGAAGTGGTCGGGGCGCTGGTCCTCGGGCTCGCGCTGGTGGTCGCCTTCGTGCTCTGGGAACAACGCACGAAGGCGCCGATGCTGCCGATGCGGTTCTTCCGGCAGCGGGCGTTCGCCACCGCCAACCCGGCGAACTTCCTCGTCTTCGCCTCCCTGTACGGCACGATGTTCTTCCTCGCGCAGTACTTCCAGACCGTCCTCGGTGAAGGGCCGCTCGTCGCCGGGCTGATGCTGATGCCGTGGACCGCGACGCTGATGGTGTGCGCGCCGATCGCGGGCCGGTTGGCCGACAAGCACGGCGAGCGGACGTTCGTGGTCGGCGGGCTGCTGCTCCAGGCCGTCGGCATGGGCTGGATCGCCCTGGTGGCCGACACCGACACGGGCTACCTCGAACTGCTGCCCGCGCTCGTCCTCGGCAGCGTCGGGGTGACCATGGCCATGCCCGCGGCGCAGAAGGCGGTGGTCGGCTCGGTGACACCGCAGGAGATCGGCCAGGCGTCCGGCGCGTTCATGATGCTGCGGATCTTCGGCGGGGTGTTCGGCATCGCGGTCACCGTCGCCGTGTTCGCCAGTGTCGGCGGCTACTCGTCGCCCGAGGAGTTCAGCGAGGGGTTCTCGGCCGGGATGGGCGCGGTCTCCGCGTTCGCGTTCGTCGGCATGCTCGTCGCTCTCGGCATGCCGGTCAGGCGACCGGTGCCGCAGGTCGGCGTCCCAGCACCGGTAGGACATTAA
- a CDS encoding ROK family transcriptional regulator, producing the protein MPSGTNARTTPSWPDLPEVARDVLLEVLIHGAMPRAEIAERLNLSRPTLTRLTRTLVVHGLLVEGGTELRSSTGRPSEMLHVRGEAHHFLGVKLTADRLFAAVTDLTATVVETTEEPLRSTDPADVVAQIADVAAAFRDVTAIGVTLGGIVRDGVVVEAGFLRWTDVPLRDLVAAATGVPTAVDNDVQALTSAEHWFGAGAGLTSMVLITVGAGVGCGLIIGGRLVEGSHGLPPRIAHILVDPSGPVCGYGHRGCASSYLMTHVMLRELGEPTYEEAVDRALAGDPDAKRVFDDAGYALGMLIGTVANLVDPQKVLLTGEGLPLYEVSADRVADGIAASYEADTALIDLDAQPWNFSEWARSGAALAIRTTLTDVN; encoded by the coding sequence GTGCCCTCGGGAACCAACGCTCGCACCACCCCGTCCTGGCCGGACCTGCCCGAGGTCGCGCGGGACGTGCTGCTGGAGGTCCTGATCCACGGGGCCATGCCCAGGGCGGAGATCGCCGAGCGGCTGAACCTGTCCCGCCCCACCCTCACCAGGCTGACCCGCACGCTGGTGGTGCACGGGCTGCTGGTCGAGGGCGGCACGGAACTCCGGTCGTCCACCGGAAGGCCGTCGGAGATGCTGCACGTGCGCGGCGAGGCGCACCACTTCCTGGGCGTGAAGCTGACCGCGGACCGGCTGTTCGCCGCCGTCACCGACCTCACCGCGACGGTGGTCGAGACCACCGAGGAACCGCTGCGCTCGACCGACCCGGCCGACGTGGTCGCCCAGATCGCCGACGTAGCGGCGGCGTTCCGGGACGTGACGGCGATCGGCGTGACGCTCGGCGGCATCGTGCGCGACGGCGTGGTGGTGGAGGCGGGATTCCTGCGCTGGACGGACGTGCCGCTGCGGGACCTGGTGGCCGCGGCGACCGGTGTGCCGACCGCCGTCGACAACGACGTGCAGGCGCTGACGTCGGCCGAGCACTGGTTCGGCGCGGGCGCGGGGCTGACGTCGATGGTGCTGATCACCGTCGGCGCGGGCGTCGGCTGCGGGCTGATCATCGGTGGCAGGCTGGTGGAGGGCTCGCACGGGTTGCCGCCCCGGATCGCGCACATCCTGGTCGACCCGAGCGGACCGGTGTGCGGCTACGGCCACCGCGGCTGCGCGTCGAGCTACCTGATGACGCACGTGATGCTGCGCGAGCTGGGCGAGCCGACATACGAGGAAGCGGTGGACCGGGCGCTCGCCGGCGACCCGGACGCCAAGCGGGTGTTCGACGACGCGGGCTACGCGCTCGGCATGCTCATCGGGACGGTGGCCAACCTCGTCGACCCGCAGAAGGTGCTGCTCACCGGTGAGGGCCTGCCGCTGTACGAGGTGTCGGCCGACCGGGTGGCCGACGGCATCGCGGCGAGCTACGAGGCGGACACCGCGTTGATCGACCTCGACGCGCAGCCGTGGAACTTCAGCGAATGGGCGCGTTCCGGCGCGGCGCTGGCCATCCGGACCACGTTGACGGACGTCAACTGA
- a CDS encoding LacI family DNA-binding transcriptional regulator has product MARPGGPVTIRQVALNAGVSRQTVSNVLNAPHRVDPVTRQRVRSAIEDLGYRPNRNARNLATRRAGLIGYCLPARDTPNPFMDRFLHLLTAEIERSGRHVLLFTGTGIEVYADLVAQRAVDAFVLVDTVDHDCRHRWLADRDVPFVSFGRTWDGRQPGPWVDLDGAGVCYRLVTLLCDLGRSRIAFVGRAGVTGQNLDRMRGWKAGCTALDLPSDRLALAVADTVEAGGAAMRVLLDTEVPPDAVIAVTDPLAVGVLREARRQGLRPGTDVAVTGFDDSPLASVVDGGLTSVRQPVERFARTVVDLLDSANGDRGVVLPGEIISRGSAPIRLTEQDVN; this is encoded by the coding sequence ATGGCACGTCCCGGCGGTCCGGTGACGATCCGCCAGGTCGCGCTGAACGCCGGCGTCTCCCGCCAGACCGTGTCCAACGTGCTCAACGCGCCGCACCGGGTCGACCCGGTCACCCGGCAGCGCGTCCGCTCGGCGATCGAGGACCTCGGCTACCGGCCCAACCGCAACGCCCGCAACCTCGCCACCCGCCGCGCAGGCCTGATCGGCTACTGCCTGCCGGCCCGCGACACGCCCAACCCGTTCATGGACCGCTTCCTGCACCTGCTCACCGCCGAGATCGAGCGCTCCGGCCGGCACGTGCTGCTGTTCACCGGCACCGGCATCGAGGTCTACGCCGACCTCGTCGCCCAGCGCGCGGTGGACGCGTTCGTGCTCGTCGACACCGTCGACCACGACTGCCGGCACCGGTGGCTGGCCGATCGGGACGTGCCGTTCGTGTCCTTCGGCCGGACCTGGGACGGCCGCCAACCCGGCCCCTGGGTGGACCTCGACGGCGCCGGCGTTTGTTACCGGCTGGTTACCCTTCTGTGCGATCTGGGCCGCAGTCGAATCGCGTTCGTCGGAAGGGCCGGTGTGACCGGTCAGAACCTCGACCGGATGCGGGGCTGGAAGGCCGGCTGCACCGCCCTGGACCTGCCCTCGGACCGTCTCGCGCTCGCCGTCGCCGACACCGTAGAAGCGGGCGGCGCGGCGATGCGGGTGCTTCTGGACACCGAAGTCCCTCCGGACGCGGTGATCGCGGTGACCGACCCCCTTGCTGTAGGTGTGCTCCGTGAAGCGCGCCGCCAAGGGCTCCGGCCCGGCACGGACGTCGCGGTGACGGGTTTCGACGACTCGCCGCTGGCTTCCGTTGTGGACGGTGGCCTCACCTCGGTGCGGCAACCCGTCGAGAGGTTCGCCAGAACCGTGGTGGACCTGCTGGACAGCGCGAACGGCGATCGGGGTGTGGTGCTGCCGGGTGAGATCATCAGCCGCGGCAGCGCCCCGATCCGCTTGACAGAGCAAGATGTGAATTGA
- a CDS encoding DeoR/GlpR family DNA-binding transcription regulator: MNRYERLNLLLELLADRGRVEVDDIAAELDVSGATVRRDLDHLARQQLLTRTRGGAVAHSVAYGLPLRYKTVLRAGEKQRIGRAAAGQVSRGAVVGINGGTTTTEVARALMTSPDVGGATGDGLITVVTNALNIANELAVRPQVKLVVTGGVARPQSYELTSPLAAKILSGLSLDVTFLGVDGIDPDTGAYAHHEGAADVDRMLAERAQRVVVVADSSKIGTRAFAEVCPITRVHTLVTDTDAAEEDVRRFRERGVEVIRV; the protein is encoded by the coding sequence GTGAACCGGTACGAGCGGCTGAACCTGCTGTTGGAACTGCTGGCCGATCGGGGCCGGGTCGAGGTGGACGACATCGCGGCCGAGTTGGACGTCTCCGGCGCGACCGTCCGCCGGGACCTGGACCACCTGGCCCGTCAGCAACTGCTCACCCGGACCCGCGGCGGCGCGGTGGCGCACTCGGTCGCCTACGGCCTTCCGTTGCGCTACAAGACTGTTCTACGTGCGGGGGAGAAGCAGCGCATCGGACGTGCGGCGGCCGGGCAGGTGAGCCGCGGCGCGGTGGTCGGCATCAACGGCGGCACCACCACGACCGAGGTCGCGCGGGCGTTGATGACGAGCCCCGACGTCGGCGGCGCGACCGGTGACGGGCTGATCACCGTCGTCACCAACGCGTTGAACATCGCCAACGAACTCGCCGTGCGGCCACAGGTGAAGCTCGTCGTCACCGGTGGCGTGGCCCGACCGCAGTCCTACGAGCTGACGAGCCCGCTCGCCGCGAAGATCCTCAGCGGGCTGAGCCTCGACGTGACGTTCCTCGGCGTCGACGGCATCGACCCGGACACGGGCGCCTACGCGCACCACGAGGGCGCGGCGGACGTCGACCGGATGCTCGCGGAACGCGCCCAGCGCGTGGTCGTGGTCGCGGACTCGTCGAAGATCGGCACCAGGGCGTTCGCCGAGGTCTGCCCGATCACCCGCGTGCACACCCTCGTGACCGACACCGACGCGGCCGAGGAGGACGTGCGCCGGTTCCGTGAACGAGGCGTCGAGGTGATCCGGGTGTGA
- a CDS encoding LysR family transcriptional regulator ArgP, whose protein sequence is MMDPECVRTLLAVVDEGTFDAAAKALHVTPSAVSQRIKLLEQRTGRVLLVRSKPAKLTDSGAVIARYGRQQALLDRDAREALGLIENPTPIPVAVNADSLGTWFRRVVKELATDEGLVLTVRRDDQDHTAELLRQGLVVGAVTSSPQPVQGCVVRPLGSIRYHAVATKQFARRWLSDGRPLHDAPVIVFDEKDDLQDRFCRELSGHNASAHRHHLPDGHVFEDAVVAGAGWALLTEHQIAAHRRLVHLAPEKPVDVLLHWQQWKLDSPPLARVADAVFRAAAAELH, encoded by the coding sequence ATGATGGATCCGGAGTGCGTGCGCACCTTGCTGGCCGTCGTGGACGAGGGCACGTTCGACGCCGCCGCCAAAGCGCTGCACGTCACCCCGTCGGCCGTGAGCCAGCGCATCAAGCTGCTGGAACAACGGACCGGCCGCGTCCTGCTGGTGCGCTCCAAGCCCGCGAAGCTGACCGACTCGGGCGCGGTGATCGCGCGGTACGGGCGGCAGCAGGCGTTGCTGGACCGGGACGCGCGGGAGGCGTTGGGGCTGATCGAGAACCCGACGCCGATCCCGGTCGCGGTCAACGCCGACTCGTTGGGCACCTGGTTCCGCCGCGTGGTCAAGGAGCTGGCCACCGACGAAGGCCTGGTGCTGACCGTGCGGCGGGACGATCAGGACCACACCGCCGAACTGCTGCGCCAGGGTCTGGTCGTCGGCGCGGTGACGTCGTCGCCGCAGCCGGTGCAAGGCTGTGTCGTCCGTCCACTCGGGAGCATCCGCTACCACGCCGTTGCCACCAAACAGTTCGCGCGACGCTGGCTGTCCGACGGCCGTCCGCTGCACGACGCGCCGGTGATCGTGTTCGACGAGAAGGACGACCTCCAGGACCGGTTCTGCCGCGAGCTCTCCGGCCACAACGCGTCGGCCCATCGCCACCACCTGCCGGACGGGCACGTGTTCGAGGACGCCGTGGTCGCGGGCGCGGGGTGGGCGCTGCTCACCGAGCACCAGATCGCCGCGCACCGCAGGCTCGTCCACCTCGCCCCCGAGAAGCCGGTGGACGTGCTGCTGCACTGGCAGCAGTGGAAGCTCGACTCGCCGCCGCTGGCCCGCGTCGCGGACGCCGTGTTCCGCGCGGCCGCGGCAGAGCTGCACTGA
- a CDS encoding ABC transporter substrate-binding protein: MGVRTTALRATAALGVAVLLASCGSGGNEGGEQPSGALEGRGEVTFATGKDTSGNMQKLVDEWNAKHADEQVRIIELPESADAQRQQMVQNAQVKSDAYTILNLDVVWTAEFAANRWVVELPKDQFELDKFLEPAVKTAQYRDKLYAAPVFSDGGLLYYRKDLLDAAGVQPPKTWADLIAACQTVKAAQPAIGCYAGQFEKYEGLTVNFDEAVHSAGGDVVDATGKPVVNTPEAKAGLDALVAGFKDGVIPQKAITYKEEEGRRAFQAGELVFHRQWPYQWNLAGKTDGSSQVAGKFDVAPLPGIKGAGSSTLGGHNFAISAFGKNKATALDFIKFYIGEAAQRSNLLATSQAPTLASLYDDAELIKQFPYLPTLKESILSAKPRPQAVRYGDVTQAIQEAAYAALTGEKTSDVALKELQAKLEELIN; encoded by the coding sequence ATGGGCGTACGGACAACAGCGTTGCGGGCGACTGCGGCGCTGGGGGTGGCAGTTCTCCTCGCCTCGTGTGGCAGTGGTGGGAATGAAGGCGGCGAGCAGCCCAGTGGTGCGCTCGAAGGTCGGGGCGAGGTCACGTTCGCCACCGGCAAGGACACGTCCGGCAACATGCAGAAGCTCGTGGACGAGTGGAACGCCAAGCACGCGGACGAGCAGGTCCGGATCATCGAGCTGCCCGAGTCGGCCGACGCCCAGCGTCAGCAGATGGTGCAGAACGCGCAGGTCAAGTCCGACGCGTACACGATCCTCAACCTCGACGTGGTGTGGACGGCCGAGTTCGCCGCCAACCGCTGGGTGGTCGAGCTGCCCAAGGACCAGTTCGAATTGGACAAGTTCCTGGAGCCCGCGGTGAAGACCGCGCAGTACCGGGACAAGCTCTACGCGGCGCCGGTGTTCTCCGACGGCGGCCTGCTCTACTACCGCAAGGACCTGCTCGACGCGGCGGGCGTGCAGCCGCCCAAGACGTGGGCCGACCTCATCGCCGCGTGCCAGACCGTGAAGGCGGCACAGCCCGCGATCGGTTGCTACGCCGGTCAGTTCGAGAAGTACGAGGGCCTGACGGTCAACTTCGACGAGGCCGTGCACTCCGCCGGCGGTGACGTGGTCGACGCGACCGGCAAGCCCGTGGTGAACACGCCCGAGGCGAAGGCCGGGCTCGACGCCCTGGTCGCCGGCTTCAAGGACGGCGTGATCCCGCAGAAGGCCATCACGTACAAGGAGGAGGAGGGCCGCCGCGCGTTCCAGGCGGGCGAGCTGGTGTTCCACCGCCAGTGGCCCTACCAGTGGAACCTGGCCGGCAAGACCGACGGCTCGTCGCAGGTCGCGGGCAAGTTCGACGTCGCGCCGCTGCCCGGCATCAAGGGCGCCGGCAGCTCCACCCTCGGCGGCCACAACTTCGCCATCTCCGCTTTCGGCAAGAACAAGGCCACCGCGCTGGACTTCATCAAGTTCTACATCGGTGAGGCCGCGCAGCGCTCAAACCTGCTGGCCACCTCGCAGGCGCCGACCCTGGCGAGCCTGTACGACGACGCCGAGCTGATCAAGCAGTTCCCGTACCTGCCGACGCTGAAGGAGTCGATCCTCTCGGCCAAGCCGCGCCCGCAGGCGGTCCGCTACGGCGATGTCACGCAGGCCATCCAGGAAGCCGCCTACGCCGCGTTGACCGGCGAGAAGACCAGCGATGTGGCGCTGAAGGAGTTGCAGGCCAAGCTCGAAGAACTGATCAATTGA
- a CDS encoding sigma-70 family RNA polymerase sigma factor, producing the protein MRRTPPTGETGTRRTPEDLLATARAGDGESFRELIEPYRRELQVHCYRILGSVQDAEDLVQETLLAAWSGIGGFEERSSVRTWLYRIATNRCLNALRAGSRRPHEYAAYRSEVPLPEPSHRQAEPSWLEPYPDVLLDQITDHVPGPEARYEVRESVSLAFLAALQQLPPRQRAVLVLRDVLGFRAAEVAGILDTTENAVTSALNRARSALAHELPVRESAPLPNSPQERRIVDDFVRAFESGDVDAIVSMLTDDARLTMPPMPLVYQGLDDVRHFLATVALRNGGRHVLIPTRANRQPAFGCYLRDPRNPILHAHGVLVLSLTGDRITALTRFVDNSLLTAFGLPRSLRV; encoded by the coding sequence ATGCGACGCACGCCGCCGACAGGGGAAACCGGCACCCGGCGCACGCCCGAGGACCTGCTGGCGACGGCACGGGCAGGCGACGGCGAATCATTCCGCGAGTTGATCGAGCCGTACCGCCGTGAGCTCCAGGTCCACTGCTACCGCATCCTCGGCTCCGTCCAAGACGCCGAAGACCTGGTCCAAGAGACGCTCCTGGCCGCTTGGAGCGGCATCGGCGGGTTCGAGGAACGCTCGTCGGTCCGCACCTGGCTCTACCGGATCGCGACCAACCGCTGCCTGAACGCACTGCGCGCCGGCTCACGTCGGCCGCACGAGTACGCGGCCTACCGGTCGGAGGTCCCGTTGCCCGAGCCGTCGCACCGCCAAGCGGAACCGAGCTGGTTGGAGCCGTACCCCGACGTGCTGCTCGACCAAATCACCGACCACGTGCCCGGCCCGGAAGCCCGCTACGAGGTCCGGGAATCGGTCTCACTGGCGTTCCTCGCCGCCCTGCAACAACTGCCACCGAGGCAACGGGCCGTGCTGGTGCTGCGGGACGTGCTGGGATTCCGGGCCGCCGAGGTCGCCGGCATCCTCGACACGACCGAGAACGCCGTGACCAGCGCGTTGAACCGGGCACGAAGCGCACTCGCCCACGAGCTGCCGGTCCGGGAAAGCGCTCCGCTGCCGAACTCGCCACAGGAACGCCGGATCGTGGACGACTTCGTCCGCGCGTTCGAATCCGGCGACGTCGACGCGATCGTCTCGATGCTGACGGACGACGCCCGGCTGACCATGCCGCCCATGCCCCTGGTGTACCAGGGCCTGGACGACGTCCGGCACTTCCTGGCCACGGTCGCACTGCGCAACGGCGGCCGGCACGTGCTGATCCCGACCCGGGCCAACCGCCAACCGGCCTTCGGCTGCTACCTCCGCGACCCGCGCAACCCGATCCTGCACGCGCACGGCGTGCTCGTGCTGAGCCTGACCGGCGACCGGATCACCGCGCTCACCCGCTTCGTGGACAACTCCCTGCTGACCGCGTTCGGGCTCCCGCGGTCGCTCCGCGTCTGA
- a CDS encoding carbohydrate ABC transporter permease, with amino-acid sequence MTTVVRRARGATSGAGRLALALLSPTFVVLALVVGYPLVAALRESVFREGTDLDESGFIVEGSKFVGVDNYASIFAGEAASRFWNAFGNTTVFTVITVALEVLIGVGMALVMHHAIRWRGVVRASILVPWAVPTAVSALLWRWIFQADGVANSIIGQEILWTTEGWHAKLAVILADVWKTAPFVGLLVLAGLQIIPTDVYEAAKVDGASPWKQFWRITLPLVKPALLVAVLFRVLDALRMFDLPFVLIGNRKESVETLSMVAFDEASSLRFGPAAAYATVLFVYVVVVAFVFVRLLGADVIGEARERSRK; translated from the coding sequence GTGACGACGGTCGTCCGCCGCGCCCGGGGTGCCACCTCGGGCGCGGGGCGACTCGCCCTGGCACTGCTGTCACCGACGTTCGTGGTGCTCGCCCTGGTGGTCGGGTACCCGCTGGTGGCGGCCCTGCGCGAGTCGGTGTTCCGCGAAGGCACGGACCTCGACGAGAGCGGATTCATCGTCGAGGGCTCGAAGTTCGTCGGCGTCGACAACTACGCCTCGATCTTCGCGGGTGAGGCGGCGAGCCGGTTCTGGAACGCCTTCGGCAACACCACGGTGTTCACCGTCATCACGGTCGCGCTGGAGGTGTTGATCGGTGTCGGCATGGCGCTGGTCATGCACCACGCGATCCGTTGGCGCGGTGTGGTCCGGGCCAGCATCCTGGTGCCGTGGGCGGTGCCGACGGCGGTGTCCGCGTTGCTGTGGCGCTGGATCTTCCAGGCCGACGGCGTGGCCAACTCGATCATCGGCCAGGAAATCCTGTGGACCACCGAGGGCTGGCACGCGAAGCTCGCGGTGATCCTGGCGGACGTGTGGAAGACCGCGCCGTTCGTCGGCCTGCTGGTGCTGGCCGGGCTCCAGATCATCCCGACCGACGTCTACGAGGCGGCCAAGGTGGACGGCGCGTCACCGTGGAAGCAGTTCTGGCGGATCACGCTGCCGCTGGTGAAGCCCGCGCTGCTGGTCGCGGTGCTGTTCCGGGTGCTCGACGCGCTGCGGATGTTCGACCTGCCGTTCGTGCTCATCGGCAACCGCAAGGAATCGGTGGAGACGCTGTCCATGGTGGCCTTCGACGAGGCGTCGAGTCTCCGGTTCGGACCGGCCGCGGCGTACGCGACGGTGCTGTTCGTCTACGTCGTGGTCGTCGCGTTCGTGTTCGTGCGGCTGTTGGGCGCGGACGTGATCGGCGAGGCACGGGAAAGGTCGCGGAAATGA
- a CDS encoding RNA-guided endonuclease InsQ/TnpB family protein, with amino-acid sequence MRTAYRCRAHPDQEQIAMLSRTFGCVRLVWNKALAERRRRHHAGSERTSYKETDAALTQWKRTEDLSFLSEVSSVPLQQTLRHQHAAFQNFFAARARYPRFKSRNGRQTAHYTRSAFRMRDGNLVLAKTAAPLAFVWSFDHVDLATLDPTMVVVSRDPDGRWFVTFAVDTDDPEPQPATGHAVGVDLGVKQFLVTSDGDQVANPRHLEARARNLARHQRRLARCQRGSNNRRKAKTRLARAHRKVRDARRDFLHRTTTNLVRSADVIAIEDLAVKNMVRNRRLARAISDTGWGEFRRQLDYKAARAGRTLVVVDRWYPSSKKCSVCGHVLAQLKLSVRHWTCPDCRTRHDRDLNAARNILAAGRAVARGDSGDACGADVRRQGPSLPLSAMKQETPIARCGA; translated from the coding sequence ATGCGAACGGCGTATCGGTGCCGGGCCCATCCGGACCAAGAGCAGATCGCGATGCTCAGCCGTACGTTCGGTTGTGTGCGTCTGGTGTGGAACAAAGCTCTCGCCGAACGGCGGCGGCGCCACCACGCCGGAAGTGAGCGGACGTCGTACAAGGAGACGGACGCCGCGCTGACCCAGTGGAAACGCACCGAGGACCTGTCTTTCCTGTCCGAAGTGTCCTCGGTGCCGTTGCAGCAGACCTTGCGCCACCAGCACGCGGCGTTCCAGAACTTCTTCGCCGCCCGTGCCCGCTACCCGCGCTTCAAGTCCCGCAACGGAAGGCAGACCGCGCACTACACGCGTTCCGCATTCCGGATGCGCGACGGCAACCTCGTGCTGGCCAAGACCGCGGCACCGCTGGCGTTCGTGTGGTCGTTCGACCACGTGGATCTCGCCACGCTCGATCCCACGATGGTCGTCGTGTCCCGCGATCCCGACGGCCGCTGGTTCGTGACGTTCGCAGTGGACACCGACGACCCGGAACCGCAGCCTGCGACGGGCCACGCGGTCGGGGTCGATCTCGGGGTGAAGCAGTTCCTCGTGACCAGCGACGGTGACCAGGTCGCCAACCCCCGCCATCTGGAAGCCAGGGCTCGGAATTTGGCACGCCACCAACGTAGGTTGGCCCGCTGCCAACGCGGGTCGAACAACCGGCGCAAAGCCAAGACCCGACTTGCCCGCGCTCATCGGAAGGTCCGCGACGCGCGACGGGACTTCCTGCACCGCACCACGACGAACCTGGTGCGCTCGGCGGATGTGATCGCCATAGAGGACCTGGCTGTCAAGAACATGGTCCGGAATCGTCGCCTTGCCCGTGCCATCTCTGACACAGGATGGGGCGAGTTCCGGCGCCAGCTCGACTACAAGGCCGCACGCGCCGGACGCACCCTCGTGGTGGTCGACCGCTGGTACCCGTCCAGCAAGAAGTGCTCTGTCTGCGGACACGTGTTGGCGCAACTGAAACTTTCCGTCCGGCACTGGACGTGTCCGGACTGCCGCACCCGACACGATCGGGACCTCAACGCGGCCCGGAACATCCTTGCGGCTGGTCGAGCCGTAGCCCGAGGCGACTCGGGCGATGCCTGCGGAGCTGATGTCAGACGGCAAGGGCCCTCCCTTCCGCTATCGGCGATGAAACAGGAAACCCCCATCGCGAGGTGCGGCGCGTAA